The sequence below is a genomic window from Pirellulales bacterium.
AGGAGCGCATCATGAGCGTTGTTGAATCTGAAAAGCGTTTGGGCGAACTGGTGGCGGAGCATCCTTGCTACGCCGATGTCTTCGAGCGACTGGGACTCGATTACTGCTGCGGCGGCAAGCAAACGCTTGACGCGGCCTGCGCCACGCGCGGCCTGCAAATCGGTTCGGTGCTGGATCAGTTGCATGCCCGCGAAGCGCTCGACCAGACTTCGGCGATCGATCCGGCGGCGATGTCGATGACGGAGCTATGCGACCACATCGAGCAGACGCACCATGCGTACCTGCGCGCGGAGTTGCCGTTCTTGCAGCAGCTATTGACGAAAGTGGTGGATCGGCGGAAAGACGTCCATCCGGAGTTAGTGGGGGTGCAGCGCGCGTTCGAACTACTGGAATCGGAGTTGGTTCCGCACATGTTCAAGGAAGAGCGCGTGCTGTTTCCGATGATTCGCCAATTGGAACGAGCAAGCGACTTGCCGATGTTTCACTGCGGCAGCATTGGCAATCCGATCGGCATGATGGAAATGGAACACGACACGACGTCGGTGGCGATGGGCCGCATGCGGCAATTGACCAATGGGTACGTCGCTCCGGAGGACGCCTGCACTAGTTTTCGGACGCTCTACGAGCGACTGGCGCATTTTGAAGTCGACATGCGCAGCCATATCCACAAAGAGAACAACGTGTTGTTCCCGCGGGCGCTTGCGCGGCAAGCCGAGCTGAGCTCCTAGCCGGCATGGCGAGCCTGGATCGACGCGATTGTGCGGAGCGCCAACATGGAACGCCGCCGTCAAGCGACGAATAGCGCGGACGGGAAGGGGGGCGATCCCCTTCCCGGCGGGCTCAAGGTGCATGACGACCTGTTCATGGTGGGCCGGCGCAACCCCCACACCTTGTTGCAATGCAACACGTACCTGCGCACCTTTCGTGGCGGACGCGCGGAGCCGTTGCACTGGTGCGTCGATCCCGGATCGCGCCTCGACTACGACGTGGTGCGCGAGAATTTGCTGACGCATCTCGGCACGCTAGCGGCGCTGCGATTATTCAGCCTCAACCACCAAGACCCCGACGTGGTAGGCAACCTGACGGCGCTGGCCAGCGAAAGCGATCAACTGGTTGGCCTCGTTTCGGAAGACGCTTGGCGCCTGGTGCAGCACCTCGGCGCGCGGCCGCAACAACTGCATTTTCCGGGGCGACACGGCGGCCACTCGATCAAGCTGCCCGGTGGAAATCGCATCTTGGCCGTGCCAACGCCGTTCTGCCATTTTCGCGGCGCCATGGCCTTCTACGACCTGGAAACGCGAACGCTGTTTTCGGGCGATCTGTTCGGCGGTCTGAACGAGCCGGAGCGGCTGCAACTATTCGCCGAAGAGCGTGATTGGCCCGGCATCGCGATCTTTCATCAGATTTACATGCCGGGCCGCGAGTGCGTCGCCTACGCGATACGGCAGATTCGGGCATTGCGGCCGGCGGTGGAACTGATCTGCCCACAACACGGCTTTGCGTTGGCGGGGGACTTCATGCGCGATGTCATGGAACGATTGGAGAGCTTGCCGGTCGGCATGGATCGACTGGCCAGCGAGTTGGACGAGGATTTCAGCGCAGCATACCGCGAGGTGATGAACGAGTTGTTTCAACTTGCGGTGGACCAACTTGGCCTGGATGAGGCGCTCGCTCGATTGCGGAGCTTGAGCGAAGAAGAACCGATGCGAACCTGCCTGCAGGCGGGCGAAGGCGCCATGGAGCTTATTGCGCGAGGCATTCATGTGTTGCCCAGAGCGGTCGAGGTGTTGTCGCAGGGCGAAGCAGCGAGTTTTCGCAATCGCTTGCGGCTGGGCGTGCTGCAAGGCTGCCAGTCGCGCGGCGCGCCGCTGCCGGACATCGCGCCGGGAATGGAAGAGCTCGGCAAAAAGGAATGGATTGGGTGAGCGCCCCACAAGTCACCGGGGGAAAGCACATGGATAACGAGATCTATCAAGAACGCATTCTCGATCATTACGAAAATCCGCGCCACTGCGGCGCATGCGAACACAAGACGCACGCGTTCAGCGTGGAAAATCCGCTATGCGGCGATCGCATCACCATCGAACTGGAAGTCGACGCCGACGAACGCATTCGTGACGCCCGATTCAAGGGGGATGGATGCTGCGTCAGCCAGGCCGCCGCGTCGATGCTGCTGGAACAGCTCATCGGCAAGACGGTCCAAGAAGCGGCGACGTTCAGCAGCGCCGCCATGCTCGAGCTATTTGGACCGCGCCTCACCGCAACCCGCCAACGCTGCTGCTTGTTAGCGTGGCGGGGGCTCAAGCTGGCGCTGGCCAATGATGCCAACGGGGATCAAGAGGCCGCTTAGCCGCTAAGGGGCTCCGCTCGCGCGAACCAGTTCCAACAGCCGCTTGGCCAAGGCCGGCACATCGCTGCGCGGCCACACATGGGCGATGCCCGGCGCCGGGTCGTCGGTCACAACGGCGCTGATCGCCGCTCGCTCACTGGCGTAGGGTGGTTCGACACATTCTTTGCGCCACACCTCGACCTGCGGCGCGCTGGCCGACAGATCGCCTTCGACGAGCACAATATCGCAATCGGCGAAGGCGTGATCGATGGTGGCATAGCCGGCCGGTCCGCGGTCGCCATCGTTGTCGAAATAGACCGCCGTCAGCGCTGGCGACAAAATGGCCACGGTTTCGGCGCCCGCCTCGCGATGACGATGCGAGTCCTTGCCCGGCACGTCCAACTCGTGGCGATGATGGGTGTGCTTAATCGTGCCGACGCGCAGCCCGCTGGCGCGCAGTTGCCGTACCAGGTCGACAATGAGCGTCGTCTTGCCGCTGTTTTTGCGGCCGACGATGTGCACCCGTTTCATGCCGTGGGGCTCCGAGGTGAAACGCGCCGCGGGGGCGCATCTGAGGTCGTTGCGTCAACAAGTCGCGTCATTATAGCCCCGCGCACGGCGAATTCGGCGTTCCTTGAAGGGGGGGCATGGATGGACGGCGGCCGCGTCATAAAGCTCCTAAGTTGACGGCGCTTGGCGGTCTATTTTGACCTCACGGCAAATGATCGCATCGCGTTCGCGCCGCTGGCCACCTATGTTGGAAGCATGAGCATGGGCCATGCCAATTCGAAAAGGCGCATCGCGCGAACGGCAGTTGCCGGCGCGCTGTTGGTCTGCGCCCTGCGCTGCCTGGTTGCTGTTGGCGCCGAACCGGCGACCGGCGACGGCCTGCGGCGCATCGAGGGGCGCTATTTGACGCTGATCACCGACCTGCCGACCAGCGACGAGATTGAGCGGTTGCCAAGGCTGTTCGATCAGGCCGTGCCGCAATGGGTCGACTATTTTGGCGTGGAGCCAGATCGACTGGAAGGGTGGCGGCTCACGGGCCACTTGATCAAAGACCGCAACGTGTTTGACCGGGCTAAGCTACTGCCGGACCGGTTGCCGACGTTCGATCACGGTTATTCGATCGACCATCAGTTCTGGCTATACGATCAGGAGTCGGATTACTATCGCCGGCACCTGCTGTTGCACGAAGGGGCGCATTCGTTCATGAACACGCTGCTCGGCGGATGCGGGCCGCCGTGGTACATGGAAGGGATCGCCGAGCATCTGGCGACGCATCGCATCGTCGACGGCAAGTTGCAAACGCGCTGGTTTCCGACCGACCGCGACGCCGTGCCGCTGTGGGGACGCGTTCGATTGGTGCAGGACGCCGTGGCCGCCGGCAAGCGACTCGACATTGGTCAGGTCATGGCGATCCAGCCCGGCGGGGATCGCACCAATCTGGGCTACGCTTGGACCTGGGCGCTGGCGGCGTTTCTCGATGGTCATCCGCGGTATCAACAGGCGTTTCGTAAATTGGGGCGCATGGCGGCGCACGCCGGTTTTGACGAACGATTTGAAGCGGTCTATGCCGCCGAGCGGCCCGAACTCGATTTGGAATGGAGCCTGTTCGCCGATCAGATCGACTACGGCTACGACTTGCAGCGGGCCGCAATCTTCTTTGATCCGCCGGCGGCGCTAACGACTACTGGAAAAGAACAAGTCACCATCGCCGCCGATCGCGGCTGGCAATCGACCGGAATACGGCTGGCGCCCGGCCAGACGTATGAGCTACGCGCGAGCGGGCAATTCAGCGTGGCGCAAGAGCCGCGGCCTTGGATCAGCGAGGCGCAAGGGGTGTCGATTCACTACTATCGCGGGCGTCCGCTGGGGATGCTGTTGATGGCGATTCGGCCTGACGAGGCGGGCGCCGACGGCGACAAATTGTTCCTGGCGCCGGTGGCCGTTGGCGCCGGCATGCGCATTCGCCCATCAAAAGGGGGCGTGGTCTACTTGAAGATCAACGACTCGCCCGCCAAACTTGCGGATAACCAAGGCGCGCTGACGATTGAGATTGGCCAGCCATGAAGGAGAAGGGATTGGTCGCGGATGAATTGGATTAAGGAAGAAGACCCGCAGGTGTGGGCCGCTATCGCGGGCGAGCAGGAGCGGCAACAAGACGGGCTGGAGATGATCGCCAGCGAGAACTACGTGAGCCCGGCCATCATGCAAGCGGCGGGGAGCGTGCTGACGAACAAATACGCC
It includes:
- the ric gene encoding iron-sulfur cluster repair di-iron protein, encoding ERIMSVVESEKRLGELVAEHPCYADVFERLGLDYCCGGKQTLDAACATRGLQIGSVLDQLHAREALDQTSAIDPAAMSMTELCDHIEQTHHAYLRAELPFLQQLLTKVVDRRKDVHPELVGVQRAFELLESELVPHMFKEERVLFPMIRQLERASDLPMFHCGSIGNPIGMMEMEHDTTSVAMGRMRQLTNGYVAPEDACTSFRTLYERLAHFEVDMRSHIHKENNVLFPRALARQAELSS
- a CDS encoding SUF system NifU family Fe-S cluster assembly protein, whose amino-acid sequence is MDNEIYQERILDHYENPRHCGACEHKTHAFSVENPLCGDRITIELEVDADERIRDARFKGDGCCVSQAAASMLLEQLIGKTVQEAATFSSAAMLELFGPRLTATRQRCCLLAWRGLKLALANDANGDQEAA
- the mobB gene encoding molybdopterin-guanine dinucleotide biosynthesis protein B, whose translation is MKRVHIVGRKNSGKTTLIVDLVRQLRASGLRVGTIKHTHHRHELDVPGKDSHRHREAGAETVAILSPALTAVYFDNDGDRGPAGYATIDHAFADCDIVLVEGDLSASAPQVEVWRKECVEPPYASERAAISAVVTDDPAPGIAHVWPRSDVPALAKRLLELVRASGAP